Proteins encoded by one window of Megachile rotundata isolate GNS110a chromosome 10, iyMegRotu1, whole genome shotgun sequence:
- the LOC143265298 gene encoding uncharacterized protein LOC143265298, whose protein sequence is MLIGTGPALSSLSIGQHSLSPLKGLDLVLQKTQFGWVIGGSVMTKATRSKHQTHLITPNFDLQRFWELEEGPRTRHFSAEEQDCEQHFVNHVTRDITGRYIVALPFNEKKQQIGESRSRAMNRFISLERRFKRDLNLKREYSNVIEEYLRLGHMSEVKPCDTEGFYLPHHAVIKPSSATTKVRVVFDGSAKSSSGVSLNDALMIGPTIQDDLFTLLLRFRTYTYVITGDIEKMYRQFLVRPEDRAYQRILWRDRSGLVKTFEINVVTFGLSSAPFLAIRGVHQLADDERTYFPEASVILKRDLYVDDLLSGANTIEEAKNIQTKISELLKRGGLNIRQWASNEPALLKGLTEEQLHPKILGDSAVMKTLGLSWDARNDTIRYSVEVSFNQKITKRTILSTIAKIFDPLGLVGPVTILAKILMQRLWQLKVDWDESLPASLHTEWTTYASQLQALNNLEFDRHVLSRNYYRIELHGFCDASERAYGACLYACTISNVGHVETHLLCAKSRVAPLKSVTLARLELCSATLLATLYATVRKAILSDIEEVFLWTDSSIVLNWINKEACALKTFVANRVADIQEKTDAKMWRHIKSEHNPADLISRGIMPAQFQNNTLWLHGPEWLASDQARWPESKVNVLSDVPELKKVTCMASSIVQSDEIFTRYSCFAKLTRIVAYCLRFRRRNVGPLTVQEMEEARLRIVQLLQSTAFHQDIKDLKTGRLHSKSKLRSLNPFIDDRGLLRVGGRLQYSDIPFEQKHPILLPKGNHVTELIIRDAHIRNHHAGITSTLHYVRQVYWPIDGKNTTRKVIRRCVKCFRVNPPTTNYVMGNLPAARVTAGRPFSTCGVDYCGPFYVKERRYRNRARVKVYVAVFTCFATKAVHLEVVGDLTTEAFIAALKRFIARRGLCRNIYSDNATNFVGADNELKALYRSLSKDEQLRKFVTDKSISWHFIPALSPHFGGLWEAAVKSFKHHVRRVVGDELFTLEQFNTFVIEIEAILNSRPLTPLSADPNDPSALTPGHFLIGDHLTGAIETDFSETPANRLSTWQHIQKVKQHFWTRWHKEYINHLNVRNKWTSGGHNIREGTIVVLKEDHLPPLAWQLGRVEATHPGADGIIRAVTVRTSHGRYKRNVKHLAPLPIEEEDIPSSRDQMTSNP, encoded by the coding sequence ATGTTGATCGGCACTGGCCCTGCGTTGTCATCACTAAGCATCGGACAGCACAGCCTCTCTCCGCTGAAAGGACTCGATCTTGTCCTCCAGAAGACGCAGTTTGGATGGGTTATCGGGGGGAGTGTGATGACAAAGGCAACGCGCAGCAAACATCAGACGCATCTTATCACCCCGAATTTCGATCTGCAACGATTCTGGGAGTTAGAAGAAGGACCTCGAACGCGACATTTTTCGGCCGAAGAGCAAGATTGCGAACAACATTTCGTGAACCATGTAACACGTGACATCACCGGACGATACATCGTAGCTCTTCCTTTCAACGAGAAGAAACAACAGATTGGCGAATCTCGGTCGCGCGCCATGAACCGTTTCATTTCTCTCGAGCGCCGATTTAAACgggatttaaatttaaaacgcGAGTATTCGAACGTGATCGAAGAATATCTCCGATTAGGCCACATGAGCGAGGTAAAACCGTGCGATACCGAAGGTTTCTACCTGCCTCACCACGCGGTCATAAAACCTTCTAGCGCGACGACGAAGGTTCGCGTTGTATTTGACGGATCGGCCAAATCCAGTAGCGGCGTATCATTGAACGACGCGTTAATGATCGGTCCTACTATACAGGATGACCTGTTTACGTTATTATTAAGATTTAGAACATATACGTACGTAATCACCGGAGATATCGAAAAGATGTATCGCCAATTCCTCGTTCGACCAGAGGATCGCGCTTATCAACGGATTTTATGGCGGGATAGAAGCGGACTCGTTAAGACATTCGAAATTAACGTCGTCACGTTCGGACTTTCGTCTGCTCCTTTCCTGGCGATTCGAGGAGTCCATCAACTCGCGGACGACGAACGAACATATTTTCCGGAAGCATCAGTCATCTTGAAGCGCGACTTGTATGTTGATGACCTTCTGTCAGGTGCGAATACGATAGAAGAGGCCAAAAACATACAAACCAAGATCAGCGAACTGCTCAAAAGGGGAGGTCTAAACATTCGGCAATGGGCTTCAAACGAACCTGCGCTTCTGAAAGGATTGACCGAGGAGCAGCTTCACCCGAAGATTTTAGGCGACTCAGCTGTAATGAAGACTTTAGGGTTATCATGGGATGCAAGAAACGACACTATCCGATATTCAGTCGAAgtatcattcaaccagaagatCACCAAGCGGACCATCTTGTCGACAATCGCCAAGATCTTCGATCCTTTAGGACTTGTTGGACCTGTTACCATCCTCGCCAAAATTTTAATGCAACGACTGTGGCAACTCAAAGTTGATTGGGACGAATCGTTGCCCGCTAGTCTCCACACCGAGTGGACTACATACGCATCGCAGTTACAGGCCCTGAACAACCTTGAATTCGACCGTCACGTGTTGTCCAGGAATTATTATCGTATCGAACTCCATGGGTTTTGTGACGCCAGCGAACGAGCCTATGGTGCCTGTTTATACGCATGTACGATAAGCAATGTGGGTCATGTCGAAACTCATTTGCTTTGCGCGAAATCACGCGTTGCGCCTTTAAAATCTGTTACTCTCGCACGGCTAGAATTATGTAGCGCCACACTTCTCGCGACTCTATATGCCACCGTTCGAAAGGCAATATTAAGCGATATCGAGGAGGTATTTCTATGGACGGATTCTTCTATAGTTCTTAATTGGATTAACAAAGAAGCTTGCGCGTTAAAAACGTTCGTGGCTAACCGCGTAGCCGATATTCAAGAAAAAACCGATGCAAAAATGTGGCGGCACATCAAATCGGAACACAATCCGGCCGATTTGATTTCACGAGGAATCATGCCTGCACAATTCCAAAACAACACACTTTGGTTACATGGTCCGGAATGGCTCGCGTCCGATCAAGCGAGATGGCCAGAATCAAAAGTTAATGTACTAAGCGACGTACCTGAATTAAAAAAGGTTACGTGCATGGCAAGCTCAATCGTTCAGAGCGATGAAATATTTACGCGTTATTCGTGTTTCGCGAAACTTACGCGAATCGTCGCGTACTGTTTACGTTTTCGTCGACGAAACGTTGGACCGCTGACCGTTCAAGAAATGGAGGAGGCTAGGCTACGCATCGTACAGCTGCTGCAATCCACAGCATTTCATCAGGATATAAAGGATCTCAAAACCGGAAGGCTTCATTCGAAGAGCAAACTGAGATCTCTTAACCCCTTCATCGACGATCGGGGACTATTGCGTGTCGGAGGTCGCCTACAATACTCTGATATCCCGTTCGAGCAAAAACACCCGATCTTGCTGCCAAAGGGAAATCACGTCACCGAGCTGATTATTCGAGACGCCCATATTCGTAATCATCACGCCGGCATAACATCAACATTGCACTACGTACGACAGGTGTATTGGCCCATTGACGGgaagaatacaacgcgtaaggTCATTCGACGGTGCGTCAAGTGCTTTCGCGTTAATCCGCCAACTACTAATTATGTTATGGGTAACCTACCTGCGGCGCGTGTCACGGCAGGTCGACCGTTCAGTACCTGCGGCGTAGACTATTGCGGACCTTTTTACGTAAAGGAGCGGCGCTACCGAAATCGGGCCCGAGTGAAGGTGTATGTTGCCGTTTTTACCTGCTTCGCAACGAAGGCAGTGCACCTCGAAGTAGTCGGCGATCTCACTACGGAAGCATTCATTGCGGCTTTAAAACGTTTTATTGCGCGGCGCGGACTCTGTCGTAATATTTACTCCGATAACGCGACGAATTTTGTCGGAGCAGACAATGAATTGAAggcattgtatcgatcattgtCGAAGGACGAGCAGCTACGTAAATTCGTGACGGACAAATCGATTTCGTGGCATTTCATTCCGGCTTTATCACCGCATTTCGGCGGCTTATGGGAAGCTGCGGTGAAGTCCTTCAAGCACCACGTCAGACGAGTGGTGGGTGACGAGTTGTTTACATTAGAGCAGTTTAACACTTTCGTCATCGAGATCGAAGCGATTCTAAATTCCAGACCCCTTACTCCTCTCTCCGCAGATCCCAATGATCCATCAGCTCTTACCCCTGGTCATTTCCTGATCGGTGATCACTTAACGGGTGCTATTGAGACTGATTTCAGCGAAACACCAGCCAATCGATTATCCACCTGGCAGCATATCCAGAAGGTCAAACAACACTTCTGGACCAGGTGGCATAAAGAATACATCAACCACTTGAACGTGCGAAATAAGTGGACATCAGGAGGGCACAACATTCGCGAGGGGACCATCGTGGTATTAAAAGAGGATCATCTTCCTCCTCTAGCCTGGCAGCTAGGGAGAGTAGAAGCCACACATCCTGGAGCTGACGGAATCATCCGAGCGGTCACCGTGCGGACGAGCCATGGACGTTACAAACGAAACGTCAAACAC